A genomic window from Passer domesticus isolate bPasDom1 chromosome Z, bPasDom1.hap1, whole genome shotgun sequence includes:
- the LPL gene encoding lipoprotein lipase isoform X2, giving the protein MWREAFLAAVCLCLRCVPALGEGKNNFEGIESKFSLRTPAEPDEDVCYLVPGQVDSLAQCNFNHTSKTFVVIHGWTVTGMYESWVPKLVDALYKREPDSNVIVVDWLVRAQQHYPVSAAYTRLVGKDVATFIDWMEEQFNYPLNNLHLLGYSLGAHAAGIAGNLTKKKVNRITGLDPAGPTFEYADELTRLSPDDAEFVDVLHTYTRGSPDRSIGIQKPVGHIDIYPNGGGFQPGCNLGEALRLIAEKGLGDVDQLVKCSHERSIHLFIDSLLNEEKPSMAYRCNTKEAFEKGLCLSCRKNRCNNLGYKVNRVRTKRNTKMYLKTRAQMPYKVFHYQVKIHFFGKTNMTKTDQPFLISLYGTLDKSENIGFTLPEVSSNKTFSFLIYTEVDIGDLFMVKLQWKKDTFFSWSDWWTPFTFDIQKIRMKSGETQKKVVFCSRDGTSRLGKGEEAAVFVKCSEQPINRKRGGTKRASKENSAHESA; this is encoded by the exons ATGTGGAGGGAGGCGTTCCTGGCCGCCGTGTGCCTCTGCCTGCGCTGCGTGCCCGCTCTCGGCG AAGGCAAAAACAATTTTGAGGGAATCGAGAGCAAGTTTTCCTTACGGACGCCTGCAGAGCCCGATGAGGATGTGTGCTACCTGGTTCCTGGGCAGGTggacagcctggcacagtgtaACTTCAATCATACCAGTAAAACCTTTGTGGTGATCCACGGGTGGACG GTGACAGGGATGTATGAAAGTTGGGTCCCGAAGCTGGTGGATGCTCTGTACAAGAGGGAGCCTGACTCAAACGTCATTGTGGTGGACTGGCTGGTTCGAGCTCAGCAGCACTACCCGGTGTCAGCTGCGTACACCAGGCTGGTGGGAAAGGATGTGGCCACGTTTATTGACTGGATGGAG GAGCAATTCAATTATCCTCTCAACAATCTCCACTTGCTGGGGTACAGTCTAGGTGCCCATGCTGCTGGGATTGCTGGGAATCTGACCAAAAAGAAGGTGAACAGAATTACTG GGCTGGATCCTGCTGGTCCTACCTTTGAGTATGCTGATGAACTCACTCGCCTCTCCCCGGATGATGCTGAATTTGTGGATGTCTTACACACCTACACCCGAGGCTCTCCAGACCGCAGCATTGGGATCCAGAAGCCGGTTGGACACATTGATATTTATCCCAATGGTGGAGGATTCCAGCCCGGTTGCAATTTGGGAGAAGCACTGCGTCTGATTGCTGAGAAAGGGCTTGGAG ATGTGGACCAGCTGGTGAAATGCTCCCATGAACGATCCATCCACCTCTTCATTGACTCTCTCCTCAATGAAGAAAAGCCAAGCATGGCCTATCGCTGCAACACAAAGGAGGCCTTTGAGAAGGGACTCTGCCTGAGCTGCCGCAAGAACCGCTGCAACAATTTGGGCTACAAGGTCAACAGAGTGAGAACAAAGAGAAACACTAAAATGTATCTGAAAACCCGTGCTCAGATGCCTTATAAAG TCTTTCATTACCAGGTCAAGATCCATTTCTTTGGAAAGACTAACATGACCAAGACAGACCAGCCATTCCTGATCTCTCTCTATGGCACTCTAGACAAGAGTGAGAACATCGGTTTCACACT GCCTGAAGTCTCCTCAAACAAGACCTTCTCCTTCCTGATATACACAGAAGTGGATATTGGAGACCTGTTTATGGTGAAGCTCCAGTGGAAAAAAGACACCTTCTTCAGCTGGTCAGACTGGTGGACTCCTTTTACATTTGACATCCAGAAAATCAGAATGAAGTCAGGGGAAACTCAGAAAAA AGTGGTGTTCTGTTCTCGAGATGGCACCTCACGTCTCGGTAAGGGAGAAGAGGCAGCAGTGTTTGTGAAATGCTCAGAGCAGCCCATCAACAGGAAGAGAGGAGG taCCAAGAGAGCCTCAAAAGAAAATTCTGCTCATGAATCTGCTTAA
- the LPL gene encoding lipoprotein lipase isoform X1 — translation MWREAFLAAVCLCLRCVPALGAEGKNNFEGIESKFSLRTPAEPDEDVCYLVPGQVDSLAQCNFNHTSKTFVVIHGWTVTGMYESWVPKLVDALYKREPDSNVIVVDWLVRAQQHYPVSAAYTRLVGKDVATFIDWMEEQFNYPLNNLHLLGYSLGAHAAGIAGNLTKKKVNRITGLDPAGPTFEYADELTRLSPDDAEFVDVLHTYTRGSPDRSIGIQKPVGHIDIYPNGGGFQPGCNLGEALRLIAEKGLGDVDQLVKCSHERSIHLFIDSLLNEEKPSMAYRCNTKEAFEKGLCLSCRKNRCNNLGYKVNRVRTKRNTKMYLKTRAQMPYKVFHYQVKIHFFGKTNMTKTDQPFLISLYGTLDKSENIGFTLPEVSSNKTFSFLIYTEVDIGDLFMVKLQWKKDTFFSWSDWWTPFTFDIQKIRMKSGETQKKVVFCSRDGTSRLGKGEEAAVFVKCSEQPINRKRGGTKRASKENSAHESA, via the exons ATGTGGAGGGAGGCGTTCCTGGCCGCCGTGTGCCTCTGCCTGCGCTGCGTGCCCGCTCTCGGCG CAGAAGGCAAAAACAATTTTGAGGGAATCGAGAGCAAGTTTTCCTTACGGACGCCTGCAGAGCCCGATGAGGATGTGTGCTACCTGGTTCCTGGGCAGGTggacagcctggcacagtgtaACTTCAATCATACCAGTAAAACCTTTGTGGTGATCCACGGGTGGACG GTGACAGGGATGTATGAAAGTTGGGTCCCGAAGCTGGTGGATGCTCTGTACAAGAGGGAGCCTGACTCAAACGTCATTGTGGTGGACTGGCTGGTTCGAGCTCAGCAGCACTACCCGGTGTCAGCTGCGTACACCAGGCTGGTGGGAAAGGATGTGGCCACGTTTATTGACTGGATGGAG GAGCAATTCAATTATCCTCTCAACAATCTCCACTTGCTGGGGTACAGTCTAGGTGCCCATGCTGCTGGGATTGCTGGGAATCTGACCAAAAAGAAGGTGAACAGAATTACTG GGCTGGATCCTGCTGGTCCTACCTTTGAGTATGCTGATGAACTCACTCGCCTCTCCCCGGATGATGCTGAATTTGTGGATGTCTTACACACCTACACCCGAGGCTCTCCAGACCGCAGCATTGGGATCCAGAAGCCGGTTGGACACATTGATATTTATCCCAATGGTGGAGGATTCCAGCCCGGTTGCAATTTGGGAGAAGCACTGCGTCTGATTGCTGAGAAAGGGCTTGGAG ATGTGGACCAGCTGGTGAAATGCTCCCATGAACGATCCATCCACCTCTTCATTGACTCTCTCCTCAATGAAGAAAAGCCAAGCATGGCCTATCGCTGCAACACAAAGGAGGCCTTTGAGAAGGGACTCTGCCTGAGCTGCCGCAAGAACCGCTGCAACAATTTGGGCTACAAGGTCAACAGAGTGAGAACAAAGAGAAACACTAAAATGTATCTGAAAACCCGTGCTCAGATGCCTTATAAAG TCTTTCATTACCAGGTCAAGATCCATTTCTTTGGAAAGACTAACATGACCAAGACAGACCAGCCATTCCTGATCTCTCTCTATGGCACTCTAGACAAGAGTGAGAACATCGGTTTCACACT GCCTGAAGTCTCCTCAAACAAGACCTTCTCCTTCCTGATATACACAGAAGTGGATATTGGAGACCTGTTTATGGTGAAGCTCCAGTGGAAAAAAGACACCTTCTTCAGCTGGTCAGACTGGTGGACTCCTTTTACATTTGACATCCAGAAAATCAGAATGAAGTCAGGGGAAACTCAGAAAAA AGTGGTGTTCTGTTCTCGAGATGGCACCTCACGTCTCGGTAAGGGAGAAGAGGCAGCAGTGTTTGTGAAATGCTCAGAGCAGCCCATCAACAGGAAGAGAGGAGG taCCAAGAGAGCCTCAAAAGAAAATTCTGCTCATGAATCTGCTTAA